In one window of Microbacterium sp. PM5 DNA:
- a CDS encoding MFS transporter, whose amino-acid sequence MSLPDQPARRASPTTTHPMAAPRRAVIAWGLWDWGSASINAVATSFVFTVYLTGSAFGDAATTSQALSLALTLAGLVVLVTAPITGQRSDASAHRKRWLGINTGVVVLMLALMVLVREDTAYLWFGLTLLAVGTVFYELASVNYNAMLSQISTPRTVGKISGFGWGMGYLGGIVLLLVLYFGLIKPDVGLFGVTGADGMAVRVSMLLAAIWFALSALPLLFTVPENTPSTPGAARIGFFASYRVLFGTVASLWRESRTTVWFLLASAIFRDGLTGVFTFVGVLATGTFGLTAADVLIFAIAANVVAGIVTMASGFFDDRFGPKPVMIVSLVALVVGGILIFVLHDGGPAVFWGLGLAMAMFVGPAQSASRTFLARSIPAGREGEVFGLYATTGRAAVFLAPMMFGVFVTLGGDQYWGVLGLVAVLLVGLALLLPVRSPAR is encoded by the coding sequence ATGTCACTGCCCGACCAGCCCGCGCGCCGGGCATCCCCGACGACCACTCACCCGATGGCGGCCCCTCGTCGCGCCGTCATCGCGTGGGGGCTGTGGGACTGGGGCTCGGCTTCGATCAACGCGGTCGCGACATCTTTCGTGTTCACCGTGTATCTCACCGGCAGCGCCTTCGGTGACGCGGCGACCACGTCGCAAGCGCTCTCGCTGGCCCTCACCCTCGCCGGACTGGTCGTTCTCGTCACGGCGCCCATCACCGGACAACGCTCGGACGCCTCGGCGCATCGCAAGCGCTGGCTGGGCATCAACACCGGCGTGGTCGTGCTCATGCTGGCCCTGATGGTCCTCGTCCGCGAGGACACCGCCTACCTGTGGTTCGGACTCACGCTGCTCGCGGTCGGCACCGTCTTCTATGAGTTGGCGAGCGTGAACTACAACGCGATGCTCTCCCAGATCTCCACACCGCGCACGGTGGGCAAGATCTCCGGCTTCGGCTGGGGGATGGGCTACTTGGGGGGCATCGTGCTGCTACTGGTGCTCTACTTCGGCCTCATCAAGCCCGACGTAGGACTGTTCGGGGTCACGGGGGCGGACGGCATGGCTGTGCGCGTGTCGATGCTCCTCGCCGCGATCTGGTTCGCCCTGTCAGCCCTCCCACTGCTGTTCACGGTGCCGGAGAACACGCCGTCGACGCCCGGCGCGGCGCGCATCGGCTTCTTCGCGTCGTACCGTGTGCTCTTCGGAACGGTCGCCTCCCTGTGGCGTGAGAGCCGCACGACCGTGTGGTTTCTGCTCGCCAGCGCGATCTTCCGCGACGGCCTCACGGGAGTCTTCACGTTCGTCGGGGTGCTGGCGACCGGCACGTTCGGGCTCACCGCCGCGGACGTGCTGATCTTCGCCATCGCCGCCAACGTCGTGGCGGGCATCGTGACCATGGCGTCGGGCTTCTTCGACGACCGGTTCGGACCGAAACCGGTCATGATCGTCTCGCTCGTCGCGCTCGTTGTCGGCGGCATCCTGATCTTCGTGCTCCACGACGGAGGGCCCGCTGTGTTCTGGGGGCTCGGCTTGGCGATGGCGATGTTCGTCGGCCCGGCCCAGTCCGCGTCGCGTACTTTCCTGGCCCGCAGCATCCCCGCCGGTCGCGAGGGAGAGGTGTTCGGCCTCTATGCCACGACCGGCCGCGCGGCCGTCTTCCTCGCTCCGATGATGTTCGGCGTCTTCGTCACGCTCGGAGGCGATCAGTACTGGGGCGTTCTCGGGCTCGTCGCCGTGCTGCTCGTCGGGCTGGCGCTGCTGCTGCCAGTCCGCTCGCCGGCTCGCTGA
- a CDS encoding DEAD/DEAH box helicase: MASDSLTDPLEAAPAPDTQTDADSAASTDIPSTPGFADLGLDAAVLKALKDVGYETPSAIQAATIPPLLAGRDVLGTAQTGTGKTAAFALPILSQLDLAQKTPQALVLAPTRELALQVCEAFESYAGHLRGVHVLPVYGGQGYGQQLSALRRGVHIVVGTPGRIMDHLDKGTLDLSELRFLVLDEADEMLKMGFAEDVETILADTPAGKQVALFSATMPAQIRRLAGTYLKDAEEINVKAKTSTATNITQRYLIVSYPQKVDALTRILEVENFEGMIVFTRTKNETETLAEKLRARGYAAAAINGDVAQAQRERTVNQLKDGKLDILVATDVAARGLDVERISHVVNFDLPIDTESYVHRIGRTGRAGRSGDAISFVTPRERRMLASIEKATRQPLTEMALPSADDVNATRLTRFDDAITAALAETERIDRFRDIINHYVTHHDVPEADVAAALAVVAQGETPLLLDEDPPAPARRERFERDDRGRDRSDRDRDDRPRRDDRRRSGGPTATYRIEVGRRHKVEPRQIVGALANEGGLRREDFGAIQIRPDFSLVELPADLPRETLQRLEGTRISGRLIEIKPDRFQRSAKRPDRDRDDRGDRRPRRD, from the coding sequence CGACTCCGCGGCATCCACCGACATCCCGTCGACCCCCGGCTTCGCCGATCTCGGCCTCGACGCCGCCGTGCTGAAGGCGCTGAAGGATGTCGGCTACGAGACGCCGTCGGCGATCCAGGCGGCGACGATCCCGCCGCTGCTCGCCGGCCGCGACGTGCTGGGCACCGCGCAGACCGGCACGGGCAAGACGGCGGCCTTCGCGCTGCCGATCCTCTCGCAGCTCGACCTCGCCCAGAAGACGCCGCAGGCGCTCGTGCTCGCCCCCACGCGCGAGCTCGCGCTGCAGGTGTGCGAAGCCTTCGAGTCCTACGCGGGGCACCTGCGCGGCGTGCACGTGCTGCCGGTCTACGGCGGCCAGGGCTACGGGCAGCAGCTGTCGGCGCTCCGCCGCGGCGTGCACATCGTCGTCGGCACCCCCGGTCGCATCATGGACCACCTCGACAAGGGCACGCTCGACCTCTCCGAACTGCGCTTCCTCGTGCTCGACGAGGCCGACGAGATGCTGAAGATGGGCTTCGCCGAGGATGTCGAGACGATCCTCGCCGACACCCCCGCCGGCAAGCAGGTCGCACTCTTCTCCGCGACCATGCCTGCGCAGATCCGCCGCCTCGCCGGCACGTATCTGAAGGATGCCGAGGAGATCAACGTCAAGGCGAAGACCTCGACCGCGACGAACATCACGCAGCGCTACCTGATCGTGTCGTATCCGCAGAAGGTCGACGCGCTCACCCGCATCCTCGAGGTCGAGAACTTCGAGGGCATGATCGTCTTCACCCGCACCAAGAACGAGACCGAGACCCTCGCCGAGAAGCTGCGCGCCCGCGGGTACGCGGCTGCCGCCATCAACGGCGACGTCGCGCAGGCGCAACGCGAGCGGACGGTCAATCAGCTCAAGGACGGCAAGCTCGACATCCTGGTCGCGACCGATGTCGCCGCGCGCGGCCTCGACGTCGAGCGCATCAGCCACGTCGTCAACTTCGATCTGCCCATCGACACCGAGTCGTACGTGCACCGCATCGGCCGCACCGGCCGTGCGGGCCGCTCGGGCGACGCGATCAGCTTCGTGACGCCGCGCGAGCGCCGCATGCTGGCGTCGATCGAGAAGGCGACGCGCCAGCCCCTCACCGAGATGGCGCTGCCCAGTGCCGACGACGTCAACGCGACGCGTCTGACCCGCTTCGACGACGCCATCACGGCGGCGCTCGCCGAGACCGAGCGCATCGACCGCTTCCGCGACATCATCAACCACTACGTCACCCACCACGACGTGCCCGAGGCGGATGTCGCGGCGGCGCTCGCCGTCGTCGCACAGGGGGAGACCCCGCTGCTGCTGGACGAGGACCCGCCCGCTCCGGCGCGCCGCGAACGGTTCGAGCGCGACGATCGCGGACGCGACCGCAGCGACCGCGACCGCGACGACCGGCCCCGCCGCGACGATCGCCGTCGCTCGGGAGGCCCGACCGCGACCTACCGCATCGAGGTCGGTCGTCGGCACAAGGTCGAGCCGCGTCAGATCGTGGGAGCGCTCGCCAATGAAGGCGGTCTTCGCCGTGAGGACTTCGGCGCGATCCAGATCCGTCCCGACTTCTCGCTGGTCGAACTGCCCGCCGACCTTCCCCGCGAGACGCTCCAGCGGCTGGAGGGCACCCGCATCAGCGGTCGCCTGATCGAGATCAAGCCCGACCGCTTCCAGCGCTCCGCCAAGCGTCCGGACCGCGACCGTGACGACCGCGGCGATCGGCGCCCGCGCCGCGATTGA